In a genomic window of Desulfovibrio legallii:
- a CDS encoding plasmid mobilization protein: MTPDKAAKAARPKRTCILKSYVTAGEFALIMEFSNRAGLTLSEFTRRVCLGCRVESREDQQARRELLKVNADLGRLGGLLKQSLAAGGSREQIHSLLHRLDQLQASLKAKIRAL; the protein is encoded by the coding sequence ATGACGCCAGACAAGGCAGCCAAGGCAGCAAGGCCCAAGCGGACTTGCATACTGAAGTCATATGTCACGGCGGGAGAGTTCGCTCTTATTATGGAGTTCAGCAACCGGGCCGGGCTGACACTTTCAGAGTTTACCAGGCGCGTGTGTCTGGGCTGCAGGGTGGAGAGCCGCGAAGACCAGCAGGCCCGAAGAGAGCTGCTGAAGGTCAACGCCGACCTTGGACGGCTGGGCGGTCTGCTGAAGCAAAGTTTGGCGGCGGGCGGCAGCAGGGAGCAGATACACAGCCTGCTCCACCGGCTGGATCAGCTTCAAGCAAGTCTGAAAGCAAAAATTCGCGCGCTATGA
- a CDS encoding Rha family transcriptional regulator has product MEGSQNNTQAISTQPFENIVQIDDDEMFTTSLIIAEAFEKEHKNVLQAIENLECSPEFHRLNFQPMVYEAEIGSGAKREFPAYRLTRDGFAFLAMGFTGKKAAAWKEKFLEAFNAMEVALLKRQEVTESAGPDFQKIQDAKPAQWTLFSAGKKLTVRQIEALKGLIRMVAYVEKTAEENVVQDLLVAMQARRLEDLQKDSFYAAFTFLWKKIFVIRNDVDAADRKVAEAPDGIAVISGLLDLWAYISLDYSKQAVTNYVCNSCNISNLEEITTETAVTKAIFAVFRGIVGRTISPDRMRFI; this is encoded by the coding sequence ATGGAAGGCAGTCAGAACAACACGCAGGCAATCTCCACTCAACCATTTGAAAATATTGTGCAGATTGATGATGACGAAATGTTTACCACGTCGCTGATCATCGCTGAGGCGTTCGAGAAAGAGCACAAAAACGTGCTTCAGGCCATTGAAAATCTGGAGTGCTCACCAGAGTTCCATCGGCTCAATTTTCAGCCAATGGTCTATGAGGCGGAAATCGGCAGTGGAGCTAAACGTGAATTCCCTGCCTACCGTCTGACCCGCGACGGCTTCGCTTTTCTGGCCATGGGCTTTACCGGCAAAAAGGCGGCGGCATGGAAAGAGAAGTTCCTGGAGGCTTTCAATGCAATGGAGGTAGCATTGCTGAAGAGGCAGGAAGTCACGGAGTCTGCTGGCCCCGATTTTCAAAAAATTCAGGATGCAAAGCCCGCACAGTGGACTCTGTTCTCTGCTGGAAAAAAGCTCACTGTCCGGCAAATAGAGGCTCTCAAGGGGCTGATTCGCATGGTGGCCTATGTCGAAAAGACAGCAGAAGAGAATGTGGTGCAAGATTTGCTCGTGGCCATGCAAGCCAGGAGGCTGGAAGACCTGCAGAAGGATTCCTTTTATGCAGCTTTTACTTTTCTCTGGAAGAAAATATTTGTCATCCGGAACGATGTCGATGCGGCGGACAGGAAAGTGGCGGAGGCTCCCGACGGCATTGCCGTCATTTCCGGTTTGCTTGATTTATGGGCGTATATCAGTCTTGATTACTCGAAGCAGGCCGTTACTAACTACGTCTGCAATTCCTGCAACATCAGCAACCTGGAAGAAATAACTACGGAGACAGCCGTAACTAAAGCGATTTTTGCTGTTTTTCGCGGAATAGTCGGGAGAACTATTTCTCCTGACAGGATGAGGTTCATTTAA
- a CDS encoding tyrosine-type recombinase/integrase, with the protein MAQAQTKYYMFQEAVEACGFNHGVNDRREKVCFHTLRHTFASWLVQNGTPLALVSRLLGHKDIRMTMRYAHLAPDQGMQAVSVLPLL; encoded by the coding sequence CAGACCAAATACTACATGTTTCAAGAAGCTGTTGAGGCCTGCGGTTTTAATCATGGAGTAAACGACCGCCGAGAAAAAGTCTGCTTTCATACGCTTCGCCACACGTTCGCATCGTGGCTTGTTCAGAACGGCACGCCGCTCGCGCTCGTGAGCCGTCTGCTTGGTCATAAAGACATCCGCATGACCATGCGCTATGCCCACCTCGCTCCTGATCAGGGGATGCAGGCCGTCTCCGTTCTTCCGCTACTCTAA